A DNA window from Nitrososphaerales archaeon contains the following coding sequences:
- a CDS encoding alcohol dehydrogenase catalytic domain-containing protein has translation MRVAMYYNNNDIRIEEMPRPKIGAGELLVKVMACGICGSDVLEWYRIKRAPLVLGHEATGEVVEVGDGVERYKVGDRVFVSHHVPCNSCKYCLADHHTACETLHRTNYYPGGLSEYIRVPRINVERGVFVLADNMSFIDGTFIEPLGCVVRGQRLANVQKDNTVLILGSGVAGILHIQLARLKGVKRIIATDVNDYRLNAARRFGADYVINARDDVVNKLLQFNDGRLADRVIVCTGALSASEQALKCVDRGGVILFFAVPELGINLPVPIAEFWRNEVTMLTSYGAAPRDLQESFNLIAECKVNVRDMVTHRLSLAETGLGFKLVAEAKEALKVIIEPYR, from the coding sequence ATGCGTGTCGCAATGTACTATAACAATAACGATATAAGGATAGAAGAAATGCCGAGGCCGAAGATCGGTGCTGGTGAATTGTTGGTAAAAGTTATGGCTTGTGGTATATGTGGTAGCGATGTGCTCGAGTGGTATCGTATCAAAAGGGCACCTCTAGTACTCGGTCATGAAGCGACTGGTGAAGTCGTTGAGGTTGGGGATGGTGTTGAACGTTATAAGGTTGGTGATCGTGTCTTTGTCTCACACCACGTCCCTTGCAACAGTTGCAAATACTGCTTGGCAGATCATCATACCGCTTGTGAAACTTTACACAGAACGAATTATTACCCCGGAGGTCTATCTGAATACATACGCGTCCCTAGAATAAATGTGGAGCGAGGTGTATTCGTATTGGCCGATAATATGTCATTCATCGATGGGACATTCATCGAACCTTTAGGTTGTGTGGTACGTGGCCAGAGGTTAGCGAACGTGCAGAAAGATAATACAGTACTTATACTGGGCAGCGGTGTCGCTGGCATTCTCCACATTCAACTCGCTCGTCTGAAGGGTGTAAAGCGTATAATAGCTACGGATGTAAATGATTACCGTTTGAATGCGGCGAGAAGGTTCGGGGCCGATTATGTGATAAATGCGCGGGATGATGTGGTTAACAAATTGCTTCAATTTAACGATGGTAGACTCGCCGATCGAGTCATAGTGTGCACGGGAGCATTATCAGCGAGTGAGCAGGCGTTAAAGTGTGTGGATCGTGGAGGTGTGATTCTATTCTTCGCTGTGCCAGAATTGGGTATCAATCTACCAGTACCGATCGCGGAGTTTTGGCGTAATGAAGTAACGATGCTTACTTCATATGGTGCGGCTCCTCGAGACCTTCAAGAGTCATTCAATCTTATCGCTGAGTGTAAAGTGAATGTGCGTGACATGGTCACTCACCGCTTAAGCCTAGCTGAAACTGGATTGGGCTTTAAACTCGTTGCCGAAGCTAAAGAAGCTCTTAAAGTGATCATCGAGCCCTACCGTTGA
- a CDS encoding sodium:solute symporter family protein: MSIESQINSGVVIGYMVLMIILGYFAGRRTKPVPEDFYLMERKISPIFILFTYLATLQSMVAFLAATATYATHGIAFLVLPVSQGIILVLLTLLTGWKFREFAREHGMLTQGEFIYYRYGSRAGQFITGLAGYIFNLFYIGIQPIGMAYVLWALGLMDYNVALLLVGGVTLIYTLVGGLRAVVWTDLIQGILLLLFLVVAAFFILAPLGGIGGAISLAYSKNPALFSLPGAAKFYRDAIWVSLFIALPLGIWLSPHLFVRHYMAKDRKSLAMIPIAVILSQCIMWVFVSPLLGLITGPILGPVKDWRIPRADLAIPFLLEKFAPWWIIGPVLAGAMAAGMSTVDSQMLLSGQIFVRDIYEPIFKRRISDRGAIQLGRVCIIITTIIALLIALNPPPLVIDLMIGVAFAGFAQFFPGLIIGLYWKRMNKYGVIAGLIAGLATVIGIQLYQMVYRVGAVGYFMDIHNGVWGLAVNIVLAVLVSLITKVEQK; this comes from the coding sequence ATGAGCATAGAGAGCCAGATCAATAGTGGTGTAGTCATCGGTTACATGGTATTGATGATAATTTTGGGATACTTTGCTGGTAGAAGGACAAAGCCCGTACCGGAAGACTTTTATCTGATGGAGAGGAAGATCAGCCCTATATTCATCTTATTCACATACCTCGCTACTTTACAGAGCATGGTCGCATTCTTAGCCGCTACAGCTACGTACGCAACTCATGGCATCGCATTCCTCGTCTTACCCGTATCCCAAGGTATAATCTTAGTATTACTTACACTCTTAACGGGTTGGAAGTTTAGAGAATTCGCAAGAGAGCATGGTATGTTAACACAAGGAGAATTTATCTACTATAGGTATGGATCGAGGGCTGGGCAATTCATCACCGGGCTCGCTGGTTACATCTTCAATCTATTCTACATAGGGATTCAGCCGATCGGTATGGCTTACGTACTTTGGGCATTGGGGCTCATGGATTATAATGTTGCACTGCTCTTGGTCGGTGGTGTAACTCTGATCTACACACTTGTAGGTGGATTAAGAGCTGTAGTGTGGACAGATCTTATACAAGGCATACTGCTACTACTCTTCCTTGTGGTTGCGGCATTCTTCATCCTCGCACCACTTGGGGGTATAGGAGGCGCGATTTCACTTGCTTATAGCAAGAACCCCGCGCTCTTCTCACTCCCAGGAGCAGCAAAGTTTTATAGAGATGCCATTTGGGTTTCACTATTTATTGCTCTACCACTCGGTATCTGGCTTTCACCACACCTATTCGTCAGACATTACATGGCTAAAGATAGGAAGAGCCTGGCGATGATACCGATAGCGGTAATATTATCACAATGTATCATGTGGGTATTCGTAAGCCCACTGCTCGGCCTAATTACAGGCCCAATCTTAGGTCCAGTGAAAGATTGGAGGATACCAAGGGCCGACCTTGCCATTCCATTCTTACTTGAGAAGTTTGCACCTTGGTGGATAATAGGGCCTGTATTGGCTGGTGCGATGGCTGCGGGTATGTCAACGGTAGATTCTCAAATGCTCTTGAGCGGTCAGATATTCGTAAGAGATATTTATGAGCCTATCTTTAAGAGGAGGATAAGTGATAGAGGTGCTATACAGCTCGGTAGGGTCTGTATAATAATTACGACGATCATCGCACTTCTTATTGCACTCAATCCACCGCCTTTAGTTATCGATCTGATGATAGGTGTAGCGTTTGCGGGCTTTGCCCAATTCTTCCCAGGGTTGATCATAGGTTTGTATTGGAAGAGGATGAACAAGTATGGAGTAATAGCGGGTTTGATCGCTGGACTCGCAACTGTAATAGGCATTCAATTATATCAGATG